A single region of the Candidatus Abyssobacteria bacterium SURF_5 genome encodes:
- a CDS encoding 50S ribosomal protein L6 gives MSRVGKNPIPIPAGVKVTIDGRHVTIEGPKGKLEHEVHPLIAAAVQDGKILITRSDDSRESRSLHGLTRALLANCVRGVKEGFQKSLELQGVGYRAAKQGKALNFQLGYSHPIVFEPPPGIELNVERNIVTVNGIDKQVVGQIAAQIRALRKPEPYKGKGIRYAGERLRRKAGKTGI, from the coding sequence ATGTCTCGCGTAGGCAAAAATCCGATTCCGATACCCGCCGGGGTAAAGGTTACCATAGACGGGCGGCACGTGACGATCGAAGGACCCAAGGGAAAACTCGAGCATGAGGTGCACCCTCTTATCGCCGCCGCCGTCCAGGATGGAAAAATCCTCATCACCAGGAGCGACGATTCGCGTGAAAGCCGCTCGCTGCACGGTCTCACACGCGCGCTGCTCGCTAACTGCGTTCGCGGCGTGAAAGAAGGGTTCCAAAAGAGCCTCGAACTGCAGGGCGTTGGATACCGCGCGGCCAAGCAGGGAAAGGCATTGAATTTTCAGCTCGGCTACAGCCATCCGATCGTCTTTGAGCCCCCGCCCGGCATAGAATTAAACGTCGAGCGCAACATCGTGACCGTGAACGGCATCGACAAACAGGTAGTAGGGCAAATTGCCGCCCAGATCCGGGCGCTCCGAAAGCCCGAACCCTATAAAGGCAAAGGGATTCGGTATGCCGGCGAACGGTTGCGCAGAAAAGCCGGTAAGACAGGCATTTAA
- a CDS encoding 30S ribosomal protein S8, which produces MSLSDPIADMLTRIRNANLAMNEKVDIPASKINEDIVKILRHEGYISDYKFIENRKQGVLRVFLKYGPERSRVISGLQRVSKPGRRVYRKSDELPRVMGGLGIAVISTSRGLLTDKQSREAHVGGEVICKVW; this is translated from the coding sequence ATGTCGCTCTCGGACCCGATTGCCGACATGCTTACGCGCATTCGGAACGCCAATTTGGCGATGAATGAGAAAGTTGATATCCCCGCTTCGAAAATCAACGAAGATATCGTCAAGATTCTCAGGCATGAGGGGTATATCTCAGACTACAAGTTCATCGAGAACAGGAAACAGGGCGTGCTTCGGGTGTTCCTGAAGTACGGACCCGAACGGTCGCGCGTGATTAGCGGCCTCCAGCGAGTAAGCAAGCCGGGGCGACGCGTCTACCGAAAATCCGATGAACTTCCGCGCGTGATGGGAGGGCTCGGTATCGCCGTCATCTCCACCTCAAGAGGATTGCTCACCGATAAGCAGTCCCGCGAGGCGCACGTCGGCGGCGAAGTCATCTGTAAAGTCTGGTAA
- a CDS encoding type Z 30S ribosomal protein S14 produces the protein MAKKSLVAKAKRDPKFGVRKYHRCRICGRPRGYLRKFEMCRICFRNLAREGRLPGVIKASW, from the coding sequence GTGGCAAAAAAATCTCTTGTAGCAAAAGCAAAACGGGATCCGAAATTCGGTGTGAGGAAGTACCACAGGTGCCGCATATGCGGAAGGCCGAGAGGCTACCTGCGCAAGTTCGAAATGTGCCGCATCTGCTTCAGAAACCTCGCGCGCGAAGGCCGGCTGCCCGGAGTCATCAAGGCCAGCTGGTAG